A DNA window from Falco naumanni isolate bFalNau1 chromosome Z, bFalNau1.pat, whole genome shotgun sequence contains the following coding sequences:
- the CCL28 gene encoding C-C motif chemokine 28, translating into MGLNFVTVLAVLAVVVGQTSETLFPGAFNCCMKISDEIPKGILRRVERFEIQRADGLCHLEAVILYIGGRKFCVSPRIRKVKKWMKKKKHKIPRKKPHGGKQRRTKIIKKKLNEQ; encoded by the exons ATGGGTCTGAACTTCGTCACTGTTCTGGCTGTTCTGGCCGTCGTGGTTGGTCAGACATCCGAGA CCTTGTTCCCTGGGGCCTTTAACTGTTGCATGaaaatttcagatgaaattCCCAAAGGAATTCTCCGAAGAGTGGAGAGGTTTGAAATCCAGAGAGCTGATGGCCTGTGTCACCTAGAAGCTGTTAT TCTGTACATAGGAGGCAGAAAGTTCTGTGTGAGCCCACGGattagaaaagttaaaaaatggatgaagaagaagaagcaCAAgattcccagaaaaaaacctcatggtggaaagcagagaagaactaaaattattaaaaagaaattaaacgAACAGTAA